The Nematostella vectensis chromosome 11, jaNemVect1.1, whole genome shotgun sequence nucleotide sequence CTTCACAAAACTCTTGTGCCTCATCAAGGAAGCTTATAACTCAAAACCAAAAGCCTTTTCCCTCGTGTTTGCACCTTGATAATAGTCAGCTCCtgcctatttttttagttatacTGCACTACCTTGCATAACAAAAAGGCATGTTTTTATGTTAGTCAACGCATTTCGGTAAGACGACCAGAACCAGACCAGAAAAGGTTGTAGGTTCCCCTCTTGGCATGGCCTCTGTGTTACCAGAAAGTTTACAGCATCAAACGATTGTACCTAGAACATAGATCTAGAAGTTTGGAATCACTCAATATCCTCTTTTCCTTAAATATAACAGAGCTCCCTACAAATCACAAAGAAACCTGGAAGTTTAAAACCTGAGCTGATAGATGTCGATCTTGTTGTGGGTAAGTATTTGTGTGTATTTGAATATGTTTGAGAAGAAATAGAGAGGTCAAGTTGAGAATTACCATACAGTTCCTTATAAAATAACCTGCTGGAAAACTGGATATGGAAGGAATGCAGGATTGTAGCAGGGGGTAGGACAGTGATTgaatgtgccccccccccccaatatttttaaaaattataagacaAAGTCCAGAAGGGGCATGACTGggtccccaatattttttcaatatttcttctgtattgtgccctccctccccccccccccttccaatCTTAAGTGACCTGCTTTGGCTCTGGAGTTTCCTGTTTCCTTTCTTTTAGTAGCCTATTTCAATGGTTAATAAATATTGGTCTTTTTCTTTAGGATCAACATTCCACAAAGCCAAACCAGTTCACACATGGCTCGCAGTTGCCAGGAAAGGAATCATCCGGGTCATCCTGTATCCATTTTATCATCAATGGTAAGATTTACTCTGTTAAATATCCAGTGCTAGTGCTATACATCAGGCACTTGTATTGCTTCAACAGTTTATTAaacattcaattttttttaaacattttacagtgaggacacagaaagTGGGCCATGCTGAgcaactttgaccaatcataTTCGGCTTGAACACggtaaacattttgaaaaaaagttcAGCCAATAAGAAACGCCAGACGTGTGTAATTTGATCTTGTATATGTAGTCGCAGTTGGAAAGTGGCTCGATCACTTGTAAAAATACGAGTGATAAACAATGTTCGTCATCTGTCATTGGCTgaactttttttcaaaatgtttatgGCGTTCAAgccgaatctgattggtcaaagttgttaAGCATGGTCCGCTTTCTGTGTCttcaatttaaaaatacaCTTTGATTTAAGGTTTTGATACAaagtatttatttatcttttatcTTTACCACTTTTTAGGTGGAAACAGCAGACCTCTACAAAGCTCTTCTTCGTTTTTCTCTTTCTGTATTTTTGTGAGATTCTTGTCCTCATTGTGTATCTGACCGACTATGAGAGTCGTATGAAGGTACAGATACAGGCAGTGCAgttaaggcctggctaaacattGAAATCAAATGCTCACGCCAGCATGTTTAGTCtacacaaaaacattttcataaaaCATGGGCGCGCACACTTTTTCTGTTATGATTACGCGAGAGATCAAAGTTGCGCCATGGGAATTTCAAGCAGTGATTGGATAAAATCACGAAGTGCGCGAAGTGTTTGGAGTGATGAGTGGCTAAACGATAAAACATTTGCGTTTAACGCAAATGTTTGATGAAATGTTTTGATCTCGTTCAAACATCTGTATGTGTTGTGGAAGCCAATTGAGTGCCATGTTTTGTGGGTGGCTAAAAGTACAAACATTTGCGTCAAACGcaatgtttgacaaacatgtttgaatgtttagccaggccttggATGTTTAACCAGGATTGCAGTAGCAATAGACAGGACCACTTGCCTCCATATCAAAAATGTGAGAATTCCCCACCTTGCTTAATTTTTGTATTGTAAATTGTgcctctccctcccccctccctaaaaaaaaaaaataataaagattatACAGTATGCATTAAGTTAAGTACATTTATGGAAATTGAGAAATGTTGCAATTAAGGTGGCgcgccgaggttgttttggctaaacagcttATATACTATGTTCCCTACAGAAGACTCATTTTCAGCGCCATTTTCGtaaatttttcagattttattaatacatctatGCTTTATCAGTTTCCGCTAGATTCACTCTTCTtggaaataaattattttttgtcatgcaaGTTAAAAggaagcaatatttttatattaaaataaaaatctcgaaatctgTGCGATGAATTTTATTCTAAATCTACAGTAACACCTTACAATACTCCAACTTGAAGCACACaaatttttggcttaaaactgacctgtcaaacttcgcgattgatgaatctttatttcacgccaaaattgtcctcgcaatatttgaaaaaataaatgcactcttGCCTACAAAGATCCATCCCCGAATTTACGCCCCCTGCTAAGTCCAAACCCTAAGGCAACTTGTGTGAGAGGGGCAAGAGGACCAGTGTTGCCCAAGAATAAATTTCAGATAGTCAATTCGAGAGTATTTTTGttaagataatttgaaaactaaagaatttttccttttcaacattttagCGCAACCCGCTCATCTCCCAAACTATTACCCGACTCTATTGGTAAAATAGGCCTTACCGAAAGTACTTGCTTGATGTAGTTGTATGTCGAACCTGCATTTATGAGAAATTATAATCAAAAGTTGATTATTTGAACGCGCTTCAAACGAAGCCCACGCTAGTGTCACACATGCTGGAGCTTCAAGCTCATCGCGCAGATTtcgatattttattttaatacaaaaaaatgctTCCATTTAccttgaatgaaaaaaataataatttgatttcaaaCAAGTGTGAATCTTGCGGGATCTGacaaagcatagatgtattaataaaatctgaaaaattcaCGAAAATCGAGCCGAAAATGAGTCTAATATAGGGAACTagctgtttagccaaaacaacctcggcACGCCACCTTGAATAAATTTGAACACATCAGGGTAAGTAAACAGCCTGAGAATTCTCAGAATATTCCCTGATGAGCATGACCCAATGCTGTGAAGGCGTTTTTAGATTTCAGGTTTTCCCCCAACTCAAAAAATGTGCTGCTCCAGGCTTTTCAGTAAATGCAATGTGGGGGATACACGGGTCTCTGCCCTATTCACTAGGAAAGAAAAAATTGGGGATATGCTCCCCAAAAGAACTACTCTATTGTATACTCCTGTTGCCTGTTAAAGTACATTATTTGATCTCAGGTTGTCTCATGGACAGAGGCATATGGACCTGGACTGGTAAGTTTACCATTATCAATATTTTGCTCAGATGCTGCcacatttattcattcatattCCGGCATGTACTGTACACAACCAAAAATCTTaagttttccttttccttttctACAGATGATGATATTGCTTGGCATGCTCCACTTCCACTTGGTATCTACAGACCATTCCGAGAATATCCGAAGGAGAAGAAAAACTAAACACattaaaaagtgagtttgATAGAGCACTCAGTATTGTTACTAGAAAAGCAATTTTATTACACTTTACCAGTTGAAAATTTTAACACTGCCTTTGCACACAGTTCACACAGCCCTGTGTTAATGCAGAACTGGGTTCAGTTTTCTGTCAGACAGTTTGAGCAATCGATAATGAAACCAATATTATGttgaaggaagaaaaaaataaatagtatTAAATGACTAAGCCAGAAGACAATTACATTAACAATGCAGAAtagccaaacaaatcacagAGTCCAGCTATTTTGGCTATCACAATGTGCGACAAACTTGACTGTTAAATAACCTACTGTATTGTTAATAATTATTGACAGGCGACGTAGCAGCAGAACAAAGCGTCAATCGAGCTGTGAGCGCGACAAAGCAAAGAATggtttgattgaaaatgtgGCTTCATTAGGTGTGAATTGCACCACAGTGAGAAGGAGAAATGGCAACAGTAACCTCAGTGACCAAGGTACTAGAAAATGGCCTTCTTAGACTAGTTAAAGAATGTTGATCAGCCagtcctttgttattgtttatgtcATACAAGTCTATTTGCAAGagaacttcaaaataaccatccacaatTGAAGCCTCAGTGATCAAGGTATAGTACTGTTTGCTCTACAGTACTTGGATAGAGGGAGTTGATCAGCCATTcctttttcattgtttacATTAATAAATACAAGTCTATTTGCAAGagaacttcaaaataaccatccacaatTGAAGTCTCAGTGATCAAGGTATAGTACTGTTTGCTCTACAGTACTTGGATAGAGGGAGTTGATCAGCCATTCCTTTGTCATTGTTTACATAATAAATACAAGTCTATTTGCAAGAGAACTACAGAATAACCATCCACaattgaagtctgatactcATGTGACAATATTTGACAAtgcttgaatttgcttgttttCAGTGACTCTGTAGGGGGAATGTAAAATGTTGGCCTGATTAGCCTTCTTTAATAGCTTTCCCTTTTAGAGCGGAACCTCGTGATTATTGCCCATCCTTTTACAGATGTGAACACCTTACATTGcattattgataatgatgatgatggatcaTGATTGATAAATGGATATTATTGTTATcacgatggtgatgacaatgatgacgatggtgattaATAATGCCATCCTCTTCACAGATATGGATGCCTTACATGACAGCAGATCAGCGGAGATGAACGGCTCAGTCCCCACACAGCAAGACCAGGAGCATGATGGTTACCGCTCAGAGGATGAGGATTCAGAGAGTAGCGACTCCACAGACTCCACCTCTGAGAGTGACGTTAGTGAGATGGTTATGGAGAGTACTAACGAGGAGGACCCATTTGCATGGGATAAGAAGGTAATACGTTTCCCTAAAGTCATTGATCAACCTAAGGTTGGCTCCCTGGACCCATTTGCATGGAATAACAAGGCAGTACTTTTTCCTGAAGTCATTGATCAACCTAAGGTTGGTTCCCTGGACCCAATAGCATGGAACGAGAAGGTAAAACTTTTCCCTAGTCATTGATCATTCTAAGGCTGGATCCCTATTGGGATAGCACGGgataaaaaaggtaaaaacttttcttttaagACTGGCATTGTCACCATGAGTTTACTTCTGGATGGCCGGCAGATTTTGATATTTAATCTTTGTCTTTGTAACCCttgtttgtttatcgagggtaacatatttaaccgaatattcTAACCTCAGTTattaagcactgtcactgggccCTATTAAACAGAAAATCAGCACTGTATTATAAATCAAGACCTCAAataaacttccaatagacatgCTGCTTTCACAATAAAacccaaaatatttttcagtgAATTGCTTGACCCATTAGAGCCACCCGTTTTAGGGGTCTTTGTCAGGGGGTCTTAGTCATCTGCCATATTggcatcctagcaaagtacctatgaaagcatccatttccattggctgaTTTTGGGAGTGATTTTGCTATTTTATCATACAGTATCTAAATGTTTAAATTACTCAAAATAGTTTTAGATAAGATCATTAATTTTACTACTGGGTCTAATCAGTGTGCCTACTGTTGATTTCTCTAGAGTGGTGACAGCGATGTCAGTATTCCACCCCCACCCATCGCAGAGAGAGGTACAGAGTGCACTCACACAATACTTCTGCGCTTAAGggaacccccctccccccccccaaaaaaaaaaacctgcaagGCTAAATGGTACCGAATTTCATTCAATGGGGCTGTTCTAAACAGAACCTTGATTTTAAGTGCTCCAACTTAACAATCTAAAAGGTGCCCATTTTATCAGAGGGTAGTGATAACCAAGCTCGAAATTTTGGTGATTATAAAAATGACATAAGCAATTCGCATTAGCATTAGATTTGCTTAACAAATTACCTATGTCATGATCCAAGCCAACCACACAAGCCAAATGGTCAATTtaagatattttgtttgttcacAGTTTGATAACTGGTGGAAGCTGTACTGAATTGTTGATTTGCTGTTTGTAGTGATGGTATCAGTATGGGAGGTGAAGCAACTGAAGAAAGCTCAGATGACCCTTATGGAGATCAGCGCTGTCATAGCGGCCAAAGtggtattattttttattagtttaTGTTTTTATATGTACAATATTTTACCAATAAAACACATATTACATGTTTTGCCATTTAGCCAGCTCATCTCTCACCCTAACACCAAGCTGTGTGTTGTTTACCTTGCTTTTCTCAGGAGGCACATAAGGGCAGTAATGGCTATATCCACTTCAGCTGTTTTGTTTCTGTGGTGCTTGCTCTAGTGCCTCTGCTCTTCAGACTCAACAACACAAAGGTGTGTACAATGCAATTTTTCCTGTGgttcttttgttgttgttgttgtttaaatCCCATTTTTGAagacaaataatattattattacaacATTTGATACTTGTTACAAAATTTATCTTAAATCTGGCATTGACTTTACCAAATCTGCTGATGGGAATGAACACTTTCTGACACCAGGTATTTGCCAGGGTGACAAATACAATGCAAATTTTGTAACATGCGataccatggccaccaatacaaaacAAAGCTTGTGACGCACGCTACCACGGCCACTAATACAATACAAATTTAATGAGGCGCGCCACCATGGTCACCAATACAATGCTTGTGATGCTCTTGGTATTAGCGATCTTGGCCGTTTGGCTGCTATTTTACTTTGTGAGACTGTCTAGTGGCTATGCTAGTGCGTGTCGCACGTAAAGAATGGCCGAGACCTACCTTATGACTAATTTGTGATTTCTTTCTCccattatttgctgtttcagGACGTGCTGGACGACTCGTTGGGGGAGATTTTGTGTGTCATGTTCGGTTACTCAGCTTGGTGAGTAAAAAGAGAAATCCTTCTTtactacccccctcccctctaccCTTCCCTCCTCTAATAAGAAATAAGCCCTTGGTTTCTCCTTAGGCTTTCTCCACTTTTTGGTATGTGAGAAAACACAACACCACACCAAAATTTGCTCCTGTttgctaccattgcgccaaaAACCGACagacaaatgtttttttttggaaaatggTCGCTTACAAAGCAACGGTGCTGGTGCGAAGCTAGGTACCTGAGCTGGGTTACTAGAAATTAAGTTATTGCTAACCAACTGGGTAAATGTCCTTTTGATCCAATCAAATGTTAAAATAGCCGTATTTTACCTGATTTAGCGCTAACCTACTTTCTAGCAACTGGCCCCTGTACTCCAAAAGAGGAAAATGAGAGCTTTTGTAAAACATCAGATTATCAGTTCCTTTGTGACTATACTACTTAGCTCAAGATGACCGTGAATCGATTTGTCCCTAGACTGAATCTCAGACCATCGTCTTCTGTCAACACACCCATTTGATGGTTTCTTTTTGTCTGTGTTTAAGGTCGCGTTTCATCGTAGCGGCCAGTATCTTCGAGCGTATCATCCtaagtttttctttcttctttctgCTTTGTGTGGCCGAAAGGTCATATCGAGAGGTAAGATACGCTATACAACTAAAACACCATTATCCAGGCTTGTGAAACTTCTCTCTGAACGTTGAACTTTTAGATGTTACCAGTTTGTGGTATAACCGTCTTACACCTAGGGGAAAGAAAACTGGATTGAAAAATTGTTCTTTAAAGTTGTTGTTAGGCTAGGCGGTTCTAAAACTTCGAAAGCTGCCTGGAACAATTTATCTTCATCCTACTATAAAGTATATGCATACAAAAAAATTGCTTAAGTAAAATATGAAAACCTGTTTTCTCGCAATATTTACTTGATCTTAAACACTCCCTACAGCGGTGTCTATATGCCAAGCTGTTTGGCTGGTTGACCTCGTCACGTAAGGCGCGAAGGGCGGGCCTGCCCCACTTTAGGCTCCACAAAGTCCGTAACATCAAGACCTGGCTCTCGCTGCGCTCACTTCTCAAGGTACTACAGGGATGACCACCCCCCTatgctattacggacaccctggGTGGCTGTAACACTGTGGGGATACTAACCACCTctctattacggacaccctggGTGGCTGTAACACTGTGGGGATACTAACCACCTctctattacggacaccctggGTGGCTGTAACACTGTGGGGATACTAACCACCtcactattacggacaccctggGTGGCTGTAACACTGTGGGGATACTAGCCCCCtcactattacggacaccctggGTGGCTGTAACACTGTGGGGATACTAGCCCCCTCACTATTATGGACACCCTGGGTGGCTGTAACACTGTGGGGATACTAACCACCtcactattacggacaccctggGTGGCTGTAACACTGTGGGGATACTAGCCCCCtcactattacggacaccctggGTGGCTGTAACACTGTGGGGATACTAGCCCCCtcactattacagacaccctgggTGGCTGTAACACTGTGGGGATACTAGCCACCtcactattacggacaccctggGTGGCTGTAACACTGTGTGGATACTAACCACCtcactattacggacaccctggGTGGCTGTAACACTGTGGGGATACTAGCCCCCtcactattacggacaccctggGTGGCTGTAACACTGTGGGGATACTAACCACCtcactattacggacaccctggGTGGCTGTAACACTGTGGGGATACTAGCCCCCtcactattacggacaccctggGTGGCTGTAACACTCTGGTGATACTAACCACCtcactattacggacaccctggGTGGCTGTAACACTGTGGGGATACTAACCACCtcactattacggacaccctggGTGGCTGTAACACTGTGGAGATACTAGCCCCCTCTCTATTATGGACACCCTGGGTGGCTGTAACACTGTGGGGATACTAACCACCtcactattacggacaccctggGTGGCTGTAACACTGTGGGGATACTAACCACCtcactattacggacaccctggGTGGCTGTAACACTGTGGGGATACTAACCACCtcactattacggacaccctggGTGGCTGTAACACTGTGGGGATACTAGCCCCCtcactattacggacaccctggGTGGCTGTAACACTGTGGGGATACTAGCCCCCtcactattacagacaccctgggTGGCTGTAACACTGTGGGGATACTAGCCACCtcactattacggacaccctggGTGGCTGTAACACTGTGGGGATACTAACCACCtcactattacggacaccctggGTGGCTGTAACACTGTGGAGATACTAGCCCCCTCTCTATTATGGACACCCTGGGTGGCTGTAACACTGTGGGGATACTAACCACCtcactattacggacaccctggGTGGCTGTAACACTGTGGGGATACTAACCACCtcactattacggacaccctggGTGGCTGTAACACTGTGGGGATACTAACCACCtcactattacggacaccctggGTGGCTGTAACACTCTGGTGATACTAACCACCTCACTATTATGGACACCCTGGGTGGCTGTAACACTGTGGGGACACTAATCACCtcactattacggacaccctggGTGGCTGTAACACTATGGGGATACTAACCACCtcactattacggacaccctggGTGGC carries:
- the LOC5518460 gene encoding protein PHTF2 isoform X2, coding for MDLDRNLSWFHRKLGRYDKASWERTFEEQEQEQSSLQITKKPGSLKPELIDVDLVVGSTFHKAKPVHTWLAVARKGIIRVILYPFYHQWWKQQTSTKLFFVFLFLYFCEILVLIVYLTDYESRMKVVSWTEAYGPGLMMILLGMLHFHLVSTDHSENIRRRRKTKHIKKRRSSRTKRQSSCERDKAKNGLIENVASLGVNCTTVRRRNGNSNLSDQDMDALHDSRSAEMNGSVPTQQDQEHDGYRSEDEDSESSDSTDSTSESDVSEMVMESTNEEDPFAWDKKSGDSDVSIPPPPIAERVMVSVWEVKQLKKAQMTLMEISAVIAAKVEAHKGSNGYIHFSCFVSVVLALVPLLFRLNNTKDVLDDSLGEILCVMFGYSAWSRFIVAASIFERIILSFSFFFLLCVAERSYRERCLYAKLFGWLTSSRKARRAGLPHFRLHKVRNIKTWLSLRSLLKRRGPQRSVDMIVSSSFVLGISLVIIMCVQLVKGSEKERFLSLLFNWEVSVWCLVLSLYVGYGVYLVLYAYTLCATCAWFFLSTWGMGYIWYCTHTLFV
- the LOC5518460 gene encoding protein PHTF2 isoform X1, which produces MDLDRNLSWFHRKLGRYDKASWERTFEEQEQEQSSLQITKKPGSLKPELIDVDLVVGSTFHKAKPVHTWLAVARKGIIRVILYPFYHQWWKQQTSTKLFFVFLFLYFCEILVLIVYLTDYESRMKVVSWTEAYGPGLMMILLGMLHFHLVSTDHSENIRRRRKTKHIKKRRSSRTKRQSSCERDKAKNGLIENVASLGVNCTTVRRRNGNSNLSDQDMDALHDSRSAEMNGSVPTQQDQEHDGYRSEDEDSESSDSTDSTSESDVSEMVMESTNEEDPFAWDKKSGDSDVSIPPPPIAERVMVSVWEVKQLKKAQMTLMEISAVIAAKVEAHKGSNGYIHFSCFVSVVLALVPLLFRLNNTKDVLDDSLGEILCVMFGYSAWSRFIVAASIFERIILSFSFFFLLCVAERSYRERCLYAKLFGWLTSSRKARRAGLPHFRLHKVRNIKTWLSLRSLLKRRGPQRSVDMIVSSSFVLGISLVIIMCVQLVKGSEKERFLSLLFNWEVSVWFLVLSVYVLRFMTLGSKINRKYRNTSVVLTEQINLYLQMEKSPHKKDELMIAHNVLKLAAKLLKEIESPFKLSGLSMNPLLYNITRVVVLSLFSGVMSDLLGFRLKIWKIKA